The genome window TCTTACGAGGAGTCACATGGTCTTCCTAAAGAGGGTAAAGAACtactataaaatttatttaataaactttcCCTGTAACTAACTTGTTTTATGGAAAGTAAGTCTATCTTAACACAGCATGATATTACCAAGTGCTCAGGTACACTAGACACTCTACTTTTATAGTATTTTGGCCACACACTCTCCACTGCAAATGCACAACCAAAAAAGGGGATAGGGACATGTCCCTGCATTTGCTTGAAGCAATGTTTTGTTTTACCTGGAACAGTTAATATATTTCTCACAGACAAAAACACaaacattgttattgttaaataattCACATATGTTATTGCTAATTAACTAAATACAATGTGAGAAAACATTTCATTCATTTGACATGTATTGTCAAAGTTCTGAACTGATGGAAGCAGATTGTCTATCTACTTTACATAGTACTGGAGCAAAATTTTACGGGATGTCACACCTTTTGTATCTAGCAAAGAAATGGAACTGTCTGCCATGTGCAATGAGGATACCATACTGATTTTGGGCAACTGAAGTGCTTTATTGTGGTTACAATAAATGTGGAATTAATATTCTTTGTGAACAAAGGAGATGTGAAGAACacttatgtagaaaaatgtaattactataAATGTggaattacaaaaaataaacttAACTAGGAAGACAATAAAGCTAAACATGCCTGTCAATAGGTTCAATGAGCTGACTACTGTTTTACATATCAACACCACAATTATCGAAAGCCATAGAAACCATTTAAACATGAACACAGCAGTGTAgcttcattaaaattatttgttagttgGCATCTGTCACTTTTTGCTAAAGTGTTAGCACACCGGCTGCTGCTGTATTATAGGCAACAAACAGAGCAGGTCACTCAGCAAGTGCTGTTCAATTTAATTTTCATGTTAAAAAAAAGTAGGTTTAGCTCAGTAGAGGCAGAGCACAGGttgggattacgaaaggatgggaaaCGTATACATGTAACTCTGTGCAGTGTTGGAAGTGGCCATTATGAAATAACATGAATATGACATGCTCTGCTGACAACTGGTTTTGGAGTGACCAATGGCATAACTGTGGCAGATACGACATTTTATAGCCCAGAATTTAAACTCATTTGATAACATGATGTGCAATATATCCTAGAAAATGGCTGTCAGCATTCTACAGAAGAACTGTTAATCGTACTTTGTTCACAACAATTAATACATTTAATGCTGTGTGACCACGGGCAGTCGCAGCATAGCCTCACACTTAATGCTGTTGCCTGGCCTGGCTTGATGGTGAAACATCCAACACTAAGCAAATGACAGGAAACTAGCTGAAGCTAATCTCTATAAGCAAACTCAagacaaaaaaaattgtatttcagtgctaaaagcaaactaatttctTCCTTTCATTAATTATGGCACCTGAAACTGTCCTCACACAAGCTGCATGGACTGCCAAATTACCAactgatgagcagtcctggtttGCATTCAGTTACAGGTTATAGGTGAAAAGCTGATTTCAAATGAAATAATGATATGAAGAAGAAATATAAGGAATTAAAAAGTAAATACAATGTCGAAAATGACACAGCAGAGTGTTAGAAATAAAACTGCATCCAAAcctattaactgaataaaaataatgaagtaattttgataatattttggtATAAAAAATATCAAAGAATCTGTCAAGACTCAAATCCACAACTTTATATGGATCAGGAATGTCTCTTATCCGTTACACTATGCCACCACTCTACATTACACTCATGTAAGATTATTTGGTCCCAACAATCATGTGCTGCCTTCAACCAGAGCAGCCTTTCACATTATGTTACGATGCTAAAGCTAGCTCTAGCAAAGATATTGTAAGGATACGTAGTTATGCCTACTGTCTTAAAATGTTGTTTAAGGCCAATCTGGTTGAAGGCAGCAAATGATTGCATGGCgttcaaacacatcaagaaaggaaGTCAGACAAGAAAATGGAAGTGGATTGATCAGCTGTTGTGGCAGTAAGGAAATGGCGAACAGAGATAGTTTGGACCTGACGTATACagcactctgattggaggaaaccagctccgacaggaattgtcaaccaacaaataattttaatcagcCTATTATCAAATGCAAGTGTGTAAAAATTACTGAGTGTATGGCTGTGAAAATGGATAAATGACAAACAAGTCAACAACACAGaggaaaataattaatacaattctgCCTTGCATATCACAACAACtattaacaataacaaaaaaagagTCAATTCCATCAATTGTTAGTGCAGCTTAGAAAGAAATGTCCATTTAAAGTATATATACTATCCATAATTCCAGCAAACTAAGTTCTTCCTTCAAGTATACATATATGAACTAAAATGGTAAACCACAGATAGTAATTAATGCAGCAGTTCACTTACTTTTCATAACATCTGAAGATGGCTCTTTAAAACGACTTCTCACACAGTGTGAAAACCCCACAGTTTTCAGCTGACCGAGCAGTGTTTCCACCTGAGAATAAAGTGACCAGTAGCATAAACTGAGGGTAACTACACTGAAGGTTAACTGGGAAACATGAATGCAGAGGGAAATTTTAGGCTTTACAAAATTCAGTTATTTAATGTACACAGCCTTTCATCACATCTGATGTTTTTGACAGCTAAAGTAAGTAAGTGTTATGTTATTAACCATGGATGCATTGACAAAATTGGGAGTTCATTTGTTTGCTCTTTTGCTTTTATTCCATTGTTATTCACTGACCACAAATTATGTTACCGTTGACTTCAGTTAAAATTGTGATCATAAAATGTTCTTTCAGTTGTaattatgatgatgaaaaatattttccaagtgcACATGAAGGTTAATGACCTAGTTTTAGGGTTAACTGACCAGTGCTTCAGTTAACCTCATTACAAGCACGCCTTGCCTTACGTCAACAAAAGGTTTATTAAGTATAATAATTATGCATACTATGAATTCCAGGTTTTATATACTAAGAATAAGACAATCACCAATCAAAACTATCCAGTACAACTGATGAAAGTTGAAACTGGGTAATACATCCATGAAAAAGTTTtcgtaaaaattacaaaaagatttCTCTCCTACAATTGACGAATATCAGATTTCGGCTGTCAAACTCTTAACAAAAGTGGAAGAAAGTCCTCTGACTACATTACTTCAATACAACATCCATTAAGCTTAATCACAAAATCTGCAAGCATCTTGGCACATTAATTTGCAAAGGGATTGAAATCTGTAACAAAGACCTAGGAAAGAGAGCATGATATGACGAATTGCTCACAGAATTTGTGAAACTTCCATTACATACATAAGACACTCCCCTCAAGGACCACAACTTATGATTCTGCATAATCATCATATGAAAATAAAACAGCATAATTTTGCATACTCTGCCACATCATACAAGCCATAAGCTATGACTTCTTGTCTTGAAGTCTTACTTAAGTTATTGTATGACACAGGAAATTATCTAATGACAAATAGAGCAAAATCAATCATGATCTGGGCTGGTTAGCCAGAATTCCTCCTTATCACCAACAGAAGTAATACAGCACTTTTAAGGCTTATTTGACTGATACactccaaacttaaaaataatttgccATCTATTTCTACTATTGGTATTCCTGACAAGGTTATAGATGCAGACTTCAACATTTCTCCTCCTCGAGAAGTCAAGACTATCCAGTAGAAGAACTGAGATAATATCTCCAGAAGACATTTTGCCTCATCCCAAGTCCTATGTTGTGAGAGgaaaaactaagaaaaataaataaatgacttaaTAACTCACTCCCATCAACATCATCTCCAGTAAAAGCCAGATcaatagaagaaattaaaataaaatctagCAGGGCAATAAGAAAAGAGTGTAGATGTGAAAGAACACCTGTAAGAGAAGTTTAACTTTGAGGGCTTCAAAGTGTCATAAGCTTCTATACCCTATGAGGACCCATATTCACCAACGAGCATTTCTAAAGACTAAAACAGCTTACATTATCATCAAAATTTCAGTGTGGTGCTGAGAAAATTTTAGATCCTGACAGACTTTGTCTACCAATATAATCCAGCAATCCCAATAGAGTTCCAACATTATCCACACAAAGCAGCCACCTAAGCAGTGGTAATAACTGAAACATCATAACATGTATTAATTAAGCGGACAGTTATTACTGAGCAACGGTATCCTGAACAAAAAACTCTCACTCAGCATCCATCAACAATACACCTTTGCTCAGAATTCAGTAAGGAAGCCAAACGTGGCCGTGTTGCAACATTTGCATAAAGTGGCATTCATTACAGTGCTATTGATGAAAAAAGTTGTTTCATAGTTGATGTCGCTGACCTTGCTGAAACTTTGGTGAGAAACTAAGGATCTTACAGTCATTTGAATTACAGACAGACAGTTTTCTAGCTAATCTCTGAATTCAGTACCTCAATGAAATTCAGCTCAGTGCCAGCACAAAGAAAACAGCAGTAATAGATTTGTGCAATTATGCACTGGAGCTGATACTGCAATTAGAAAGAACTACGTAAAATTCCTGGGAAAATGCAGGATACATTTATGTGGAATACAGAGCCCACGCTCTGGCAATGACATTAGCTGCAAATATACagctttttattttccttttgcatGACTATTCCCAGGCCCTGAGTCCCATTTTCATGTGTGTGTCTTCTAAATTACGCCATTTACTCGAGACGACGTTTGCGCGTGAGCTGCTGCAATGTTCAGTTTCTCTTTCTGTAATACATAGATGACGAACTCACAAACGGCGAATTTTGAAACAAAGTTGCCATTGACTTCCTAAACAGCGATCATTAATTACAATATTCCAGCTGTATATGTTACAGTAAAGGTAATGTAACAATACAGCACCTCAcaacgaaaacaaagaaaaaaactgcATAATACATAAACACTCACTTAAAAATTGGAATCAGATCGCTGAAAGCGacatataaaatttattaaaatgaaaTCTTAACTGGCAGcagaaaaaaagttattttctaGAGTTCCTAAGGTCTCTAAAGGCGCATATTTTTGCCAGCCAATACTAACATAAAATTGTTATTACCTCCTCCAACGAACTACAATAGCCTGAAATCAGGCCTTCCTCCGAAACTCTGAAATCTTTCAGAGCGTCACGAAAGATGTTTTCATACACCTGAGACATTTTGCTCGATAGTCGATAGCGAAAACACAACCACTCAAGATACATGGTCAGTATGACAGTAATGAACAAAGCAGACACTTTTCCTGCTAACTCGATTCAACCACAGATCTCGATCAGTCGACAAGTGTGCAGCGCGTTTGCgtatacgtcattttgacgtcacttccgaGTGGTTTTAGACCACAATGATGTGTCTTTTTAGGCTTCCCCGCCGCGAGTTAGCCTGTTGCGCTTGCGCAGGTTCAACGCCTCCTCCCTAGTACCACGTGATCTGGACTAGTACTGTCGTAAACATGCATTGTTGAGTGCGCACGGCTGAGTTGTACGCTGCTCCAGTTTGCATTTCGCTTCGCGTGAAGCTGttttttcacttctttgcttacaaaacaagaaaattacttgagtttatacacatttcatttaaaatacacataataaaatttcttacttatAAAACTATGACATTACTTATAAATACATTTTATGACTAGAAAACTGCTGTGATTCTGTGTCACTACTCGTGAAAAGATTTTAATTCTTTGTGAGGGTGGGAACCTCTGTCTCTCCCCGTTCTTTCATATACCAAACTATAAGTTCCAGGATAAGGTATTTTTGCAATAATAAATGGCCCTGAGTACAGtaattgccattttttgttcagCTTACCGATGTGGGATGTTTTCTCAAGAGAACTCATTGCCCTTCGAAACAATGTGTTACTCGTTTTTAACGTTTTGTTGTATATTCTCTTCCTGTATTCTGCTCCATTCTCTAGCGTAATTACTGCTAGTTTGATTTTATCCTGTAAAGTTAAATCTTTAGTATGTAATTTTGGTATGGGTGATTCCCAGTCTTCAGTTTGCTTTGTGTTGAACGTAAGTTCATTAGGAGTGAAACCTGTAGAAGAGTGGGGGAGATTTTACTATTTGCATAAATGGAGTCATGTATTCAATCCATTGTGAATGCTTATTATGAGCGTATGTCCCTATAAATCTATTGAATTCCTTAAAATCCCTCTCCACGGGACTTGCTTCTGGGTGGAAAAAAACGTACCAAGATGTGTTTAATGCCCTGTGTACTCATGAATTGTTTCAATTTTCTTCCTACGAAATAGGCTGCCTTGTCTGTTAATATGGCTTTGGGTTTCCCTACTCTTCGTAAATAATCCTCTTCAATTCTCCTTATGATGCTACTGGCTGTAGTGGTTTAGATAGCATaaagtttgatgtattttgtgaaaatatcataaagaGCTATTGTGTATTTGACACCACCTTTTGCTCTAGGATATGGCCCTGCGATATCCAGAGAAACCATTTCCAGTGGAGCTTTGGTTAGTATGGGATGTAGTTCTGTAAACTTTGACATACTGGATGGTTTTGTTCTTTGACAAATAGCacacttttttaatatttgtgaaaCATGTCGTAAATTAGGAAAGTAACAAAGTTTGGAAATCTTGTCTGTACGTTTTGTTACTCCGTAATGCCCCCATACTGTTTGTGTTTGTATTCGATAAATTCATCGGTGTATTCCTCTGGAAGGCATACACACTAATGGTTAGCTCTTTTGTGCTTCCGGTGGAGCAAAATGCCTTTGTATAACTGActatcttcgaccatagatactatgGTTGAAGCTGACTATTTACTTACCTTGTAGTTTGCATTCCCTGGATAATGCATCTGCAGTAACATTCTGACTGCcctttatgtatattatttcaaaattgaattccTGCGGGTACAAACACCACCTCGCTAGTCTTCGGTGTAACAGTTAACAAGTTAATAGAAAAGATAACGATTGGTGGTCACAGTAAACTTTAGTGTTTTTACCCCAAAGAAAATACTCAAATTTCCTAAACGCCCAAATTACTGCTAAACTTTCCAGTCCTGATATGGAAtatgatctttctgcctctgataaAATTCTGCTGGCAAAGCTGATGACTTTGGGTatggtttttctttcttcttcttgtatcaCGAACGACCATGCCCCCAGCCCCTGAGACGAGGCATCCATGTTTAAACAGAAGTCTTTGGACATGTCAGGATGACTCAGAATGTTTGCTTATATTAATGCATTTTTACTTTTGGTGAAGTCCTCCTTGCATCCCTCATCCCATAACCAAGGCATATTCTTTCTCAACAGGTTAAGTAGTGCATCACTATTCAtaagctgctgtggtataaattttcgaAAGAAGGAAGTTAGTCCTAGATATGCTTTCAATTGTTTTCTCTTCCTTGGGGGTGAGCAATTACGTATGGCATCTAGTTTCTTTGGGTCTGGTAATGTACCCTGTTCTGATACGAATGTCCTAAAAATTTCACTTGTTCTTTGCCAAAGTTAGATTTCTTTAGATTTGCTGTCACTCCGTATTTTGTAAATCTCTGAAATACCTTTTCTGTTATACTAATGTGTTCTGCCCAAGTTGATGTGGCTATTAACATATCGTCAATATAAATGGTAACCTTACTGAGCAATTCTGCTCCTAAGACCCTGTCCAAGGCTGATATAAATACGCCTGCACTAATGTTTAAGCCAAAGTGTAGAACTTGAAATTCATAACTCCTGCCATTGCAGAAAAATACTGTGTATTTTCTGCTCTCCTCATGCaactttatttgccagtaggatTTTTTCAGGTCAAGGGTGCTGAAATATTTGGTGTCGTGAAATTTTAGCAATTGTTCATTTAAATTATCTGGTTTTGTCCTTACTGGTACTAGGATTTTGTTTATGCCTCTAGCATCTAAAACTAGTCATACTGATACATCAGGTTTGCTAACTTGTAGTATTGGGCTGCAATATGGTGAAAATGATCGCTGTATGATCCCCCATTAGCACATTCTACCGATTTCCTGCTTGCCCACGGTATAGGGTaagacataacacaaaatgtttcgtGAGGATGGACATTAAGTTTCTGTTCATAATCGTTGATAACTTCTGGATatttaaaaagtaagtcagaaaGCTCTTGTTGTGTAGCGTCTAGAATATTTGATTCATTCAATTTTTGTTCTACTAATTCCTGGTTAACTTCAACGTCGGTCTCGTGTCTGTTATCACATTTGTTCATAAAATACACAGTGGGATATGAATACTGTACAGTGACATGGGATTGTGGGTTTTCTTTGACATACCTCTCCAGTGTGGTAATCAGGCTAATAGAAAGTCTTTGGTCCTTCACAAAGAAATGGcacttaccattacctatgtctatttgagttttgtaagttctaaatgtgtccatacctatcaagcagttgactataagtttatctactattaaaaaattacactgcacAGGAAATTATTCAGTGTCCACAGTGATAAGAGGTTGGTGTTTTACTAACTTGGTTTTGCCGCCAGTAGCGATTTGTACTTCACAGTTTTGTACTGGCAGAACAGGGAATTTATTCcatctttttaattcagtgaaaaatgCTTCAGGCATTAAATTAGTCGTGGACCCTGTATAAAGTATTAACTGTGTGTCTATACCAAAAATTTTCATTCTGGTTATTGCTTGCACTTGTTCTTCCAGTGTATTTTTCGCTGATTTTAGTTGATGTTGGTATAGACCGTCTTTTATGTCTCCTTGTTCATCGAATGGTATGAAACATGTTTGTAAATCTGGCTTGCCCCCATCGCTTATAAGGTATATAGTATGGGGCTCAACTACGACCGATTCGGATTTTCCTGCGGTGTAATCTgatcttttagattagattagatttactttcattccaattgatccatagtgaggaggtcctccaggatgtggaacatgtcagaactaCTTCGGTACACGGGACAACTTCTGTCAGTTGTACTGTGCGATTCTTTCTCCAGTGTGTATCATTTCCAGTTCACAACATGCTTTCTCGTGTGTTCATATGGCTGTTGTGAAATGTTGCCGTATTGTGATTTTGCTGCGCAAAGGATGTCTGCGGTATGGCGTGTTGTATGTTATTGTTGTAGCCGTGTGCCGGCCACCGATGCGGCTTGTGGCTGACTGTTTTCATTTACAAGCGGTGCATGATTTTCAGAGAGGGTCTGAAATTGGGTTGTGGATGGTAATCGTTCCTGTTATAcggaaagttttgtttaaatctctTGTTCCTACGATTTCCATTCCCGTATCCATTACCATGGTTAATGTATCCTTGCGGTTGCGCGTACCAGCTTTGCTGTGTTTGTGTCTGGCATTTTTGTATTGACCATTCAAATTACGTTGTTGTGGTGTTTGGCTGTCTGATGCCCTAGTTGTTACTCCTTTCTCTTTATATATTAGGTCGATTGAATCTAAAATGGATACAAAATATTCTGTGTCGTGCTCaggtgtagtaattaatttttcacaaATGTGTGATAGCaaacaactttttaaaatttttaaaacatccaCATCAGAAATAAGATTCGTACAATGACTTGTTTTGTTgagatacttctcaaaatattttcgcaagttACCATATTTGCTATTAAAATGGTTGGGGTTAAAAACCTCTCGCTTAAGTCTCTCCTGTACGTCTTCTGACCAGTATTTGTCATAAATGCCCGTTCaaattgcaaatacactcctggaaatggaaaaaagaacacattgacaccggtgtgtcagacccaccatacttgctccggacactgcgagagggctgtacaagcaatgatcacacgcacggcacagcggacacaccaggaaccgcggtgttggccgtcgaatggcgctagctgcgcagcatttgtgcaccgccgccgtcagtgtcagccagtttgccgtggcatacggagctccatcgcagtctttaacactggtagcatgccgcgacagcgtgggcgtgaaccgtatgtgcagttgacggactttgagcgagggcgtatagtgggcatgcgggagcccgggtggacataccgccgaattgctcaacacgtggggcgtgaggtctccacagtacatcgatgttgtcgccagtggtcggcggaaggtgcacgtgcccgtcgacctgggaccggactgcagcgacgcagggatgcacgccaagaccgtaggatcctacgcagtgccgtaggggaccgcaccgccacttcccagcaaattagggacactgttgctcctggggtatcggcgaggaccattcgcaaccgtctccatgaagctgggctacggtcccgcacaccgttaggccgtcttccgctcacgccccaacatcgtgcagcccgcctccagtggtgtcacgacaggcgtgaatggagggacgaatggagacgtgtcgtcttcaacgatgagagtcgcttctgccttggtgccagtgatggtcgtatgcgtgtttggcgccgtgcaggtgagcgccacaatcaggactgcatacgaccgaggcacacagggccaacacccggcatcatggtgtggggagcgatctcctacactggccgtacaccactggtgatcgtcgaggggacactgaatagtgcacggtacatccaaaccgtcatcgaacccatcgttctaccattcctagaccggcaagggaacttgctgttccaacaggacaatgcacgtccgcatgtatcccgtgccacccaacgtgctctagaaggtgtaagtcaactaccctggccagcaagatctccggatctgtcccccattgagcatgtttgtgactggatgaagcgtcgtctcacgcggtctgcacgtccagcacgaacgctggtccaactgaggcgccaggtggaaatggcatggcaagccgttccacaggactacatccagcatctctacgatcgtctccatgggagaatagcagcctgcattgctgcgaaaggtggatatacagtgtactagtgccgacattgtgcatgctctgttgcctgtgtctatgtgcctgtggttctgtcagtgtgatcatgtgatgtatctgaccccaggaatgtgtcaataaagtttccccttcctgggacaatgaattcacggtgttcttatttcaatttccaggagtgtatgtggtacAACGCTCAGCTACCTCGGTCGCCCACAGAAGTGCATCGCCTTGCGTGTACCCAAAAACAAACCTGATCTTCTGTGCTTCTGTCCAATTTCTAGGAAACACGTGTCTTAAAGCACTAATAAACACAACAGTATTCATCTTCTTACCTTCACTTGTAAATgttggcaccgaaacagaggacgaccgaagaaaggcagaaatactgaattcagtgttccgaaactgtttcactgcggaaaatcgtaacacggtccctgacttcagccgtcgcacggacgccaaaatggaaaatattgaaataaacgatatcggaattgaaaaacaactgctatcacttagtagcggaaaagcatccggaccagacgagatacccttaagattctacagtgattatgctaaagaacttgccccctttctatcagcaatttatcgtagatcgctggaagaacgtaaagtacctagcgactggaagaaagcgcaggtcgttcccattttcaagaagggtcataaatcagatgcgaataattataggcctatttcgcttacgtcaatctgttgtagaataatggaacatgttttgtgttctcgtattatgacgttcttagataatacaaatctccttcatcataaccaacatggattccgcaaacagagatcatgtgaaactcagctcgccctatttgcccaagaaattcacagtgccgtagacactggcgagcagattgatggacttcaggaaggcatttgatacggttccgcacttacgtttagtgaaaaaaatacgagcttacggaatatcggaccaggtttgtgattggattcaggatttcctagaagaaagaacacaacatgtcattcttaacggttcaaaatctgcagatgtagaggtaatttcgggagtaccgcagggaagcgtgataggacctatattgtttacaatatacataaatgacttagttgacaacatcggtagctccgtgaggctatttgcagatgacacggttgtctacaagaaagtagcaacatcagaagactcgtacgtactccaggaggacctgcagaggattaatgcatggtgcgacagctggcagctttccctaaacgtagataaatgtaatataatgcgcatacataggggcagaaatccattccagtacgattatgccataggtggtaaatcattggaagcggtaacgaccgtaaaatacttaggagttactatccggagcgatctgaagtggaatgataacataaaacaaatagtgggaaaagcaggcgccaggttgagattcacaggaagaattctaagaaaatgtgactcatcgacgaaagaagtagcttacaaaacgcttgttcgtccgattcttgagtattgctcatcagtatgggacccttaccaggttggattaatagaagagatagacatgatccagcgaaaagcagcgcgattcgtcatggggacatttagtcagcgcgagagcgttacggagatgctgaacaagctccagtggcggacacttcaagaaaggcgttacgcaatacggagaggtttattatcgaaattacgagagagcacattccgggaagagatgggcaacatattactaccgcccacatatatctcgcgtaatgatcacaacgaaaagatccgagaaattagagcaaatacggagacttacaagcagtcgttcttcccacgcacaattcgtgaatggaacagggaaggggggatcagatagtggtacaataagtaccctccgccacacaccgtaaggtgg of Schistocerca serialis cubense isolate TAMUIC-IGC-003099 chromosome 2, iqSchSeri2.2, whole genome shotgun sequence contains these proteins:
- the LOC126456013 gene encoding uncharacterized protein LOC126456013, with amino-acid sequence MSQVYENIFRDALKDFRVSEEGLISGYCSSLEEVETLLGQLKTVGFSHCVRSRFKEPSSDVMKSKTKHCFKQMQGHVPIPFFGCAFAVESVWPKYYKSRVSSVPEHLVISCCVKIDLLSIKQVSYRESLLNKFYSSSLPSLGRPCDSS